The Spirochaetota bacterium genome contains the following window.
CGTATTTCTCAAGGAGCTTCACCAGCCCTTCCGTGCAGGTAACCGGACAGGCGATGCAGGCCTCCCCGTTCTGATAGATGATCATCATTCGAATGAGCTTCACCCAGGGGGAAAACTCGTCGGAAAACAGTTTCTCCCCGAACACTTCCTTTTCCATGATCTCTGTTTCACGGGGACGTACGATCCTGTCGATCCTGTTGTGATGACCGTCGTAATGCGTCATGAACGGCCTTTTTTCAGGAACGGCGATCGACACGGCCATGTCACGCCACCGGAATGACGCTTTTTTCGAAGTCTTTCTCGCTTCACGGTCCGCCTCCTCCCAGGCGGCGCCGGAATAGTGCCTGAGGACTTTCTGCAAGAATAGATCGTCGGCGTAATAATCGACGCCGTTTCTCCATTCCAGGAATGTATTAAAGTCGTATGGATTGTTTCTGTTTGGGAATGACATTTTATTCTCCTTGATGATAACCATTGGTCACTATTGTTACCATTGGTTATTTTTTTGTCAAACTAAAATTTTGCCATTTAATATTGTAATATCCTTGGATTTTCAAATACCCCGCAGCAAGCTGTCATGTATTGTGCCGCTTAATGTTTTGCGCGCAATCCGCCCGATAATACTTTTTACATTGACAGAATAACCTTCATTAATAATCTCTATAACGGTTTATTCAGCATTTATCGCCATCAAGATCTTCCATGAAACGAGGAGCGTGTCATGAAAATAAATTGTATCGTGGTGTTTGGCGAGGTCCAGTGCGAATGACGGAAAACAGCTTCGATAAAAAGGCGGTGAAACGCTTTTACATACTCTTCAACCTGTTCACGGAAGGCATCAGCTTTTTCGTGGTGGTCCCTGTTGTGCTCTTCTACGTGTGGTCCAACATCCAGCTTACACCGGAGCAGCTTGCTCTCTTCAACAGGGTATGGCCCCCCTTTTTCGTCTTCGGCATCGTCTTCGTGCTGGTGAACAACCTCATTGTCCTGGCGCCGGTCCTCAGGTATTTCAAGAAAGCCTCCCGGGGACTGGATGTCCCGGAGGAGGAATACGATCGGGCGCGCAAGCGCTTCTTCAGGCTCCCGATGATTCACGCCGTCGGCGCCCTGTTCCGGTGGCTGCTGCTCCTGTCGCTCCCGGTCCTCGTGTTCAACATCCTTGCCGACCTCACGGTTCCCCAGGCGGTCAACATGTGGCTGGGGCCGCCCCTCTGCTCGATGCTCGGCGTCATGTCCTACTTCACGATAACGGAGCTGTACGTTCAGAGCGTCATCAACAGGGGCGTCTTCGCCGGGAAAAGCGGCGCCGATCACTCGTCCCGCCTGAGCCTGGTGCGGCGGCTCACGGTGCTCTCCGTATCGGCCGTGCTTCTGCCGGTGTTCCTGCTCTTTCTCTTCATTTACATCACGATGGAAACCAACAATATCGGCACCACCCTCCTCTACGTGCGGGTCGGCATCATCATAGGCATCTCGATCCTGTTCGGGCTCTTCACGCCGATCCTCCTCAACCTGGCCATCAGGGATCGGATGAACACCGTGACGGATTTCCTGAAGCGCATCGGCGGCGGCAACCTCGACGCCGCGCCGCGGGAGCTCGTGTCCCATGACGAGTTCAGCGATGTCATCGCCGAGGTGGACGACATGAGGAAGAGGCTCGGCACGGCCCGGGACCTCCTCATCGACATGAACGTCAACCTGGAAAAGAAAGTGGCGGAGCGGACCGAGGAGCTGGAAGCGGCCATGAGCGAGCTGGAGGCCATGAACGACAACCTGATGCGGGTCAACAGGGAGCTCGAGGACACGGAGCGTATCCGAAAAAAAGACATGGCCCTGGCGGCGAGCATTCAGAGCGATTTCCTGCCGAAGGAGCCTCCCTCCTGCAGGTCCT
Protein-coding sequences here:
- a CDS encoding SpoIIE family protein phosphatase, with the translated sequence MTENSFDKKAVKRFYILFNLFTEGISFFVVVPVVLFYVWSNIQLTPEQLALFNRVWPPFFVFGIVFVLVNNLIVLAPVLRYFKKASRGLDVPEEEYDRARKRFFRLPMIHAVGALFRWLLLLSLPVLVFNILADLTVPQAVNMWLGPPLCSMLGVMSYFTITELYVQSVINRGVFAGKSGADHSSRLSLVRRLTVLSVSAVLLPVFLLFLFIYITMETNNIGTTLLYVRVGIIIGISILFGLFTPILLNLAIRDRMNTVTDFLKRIGGGNLDAAPRELVSHDEFSDVIAEVDDMRKRLGTARDLLIDMNVNLEKKVAERTEELEAAMSELEAMNDNLMRVNRELEDTERIRKKDMALAASIQSDFLPKEPPSCRSYDIAFAYNPWSEVSGDFFDFYGSDGELKGAGIFDVSGHGLSSGLLTLLSKSIISRHFYFQKDRPLSVIIESINNEMIGEFGQIDNFITGILLRFMDDRVEYVNCAHPDIVFRSGVSGRVGMIMAKSGVENKSSFIGVAGVSQTFPSLSLKLGPGDCLLLYTDCMIETAGVSGETFGESGIMEALRTAPKGSARDILDHILRAFGDHRGGAPLKDDLTVIIIQRK